Proteins from a genomic interval of Candidatus Rokuibacteriota bacterium:
- a CDS encoding ABC transporter permease, whose product MRQYIVRQLVQLVVVVLGISILSFAILHVIGDPVLLLLPQNAGKDEFERYRKLLGLDQPLVVQYWKFASSAVQGDFGKSWYADIPAFGLVLERMPPTIYLTLAGLLVALLIALPLGILSALKRHSFVDNLCTVLAVGGQAMPIFWLGIMLILVFAVRFRALPASGYGTWQHFVMPAFTLGAFLAPITMRLVRSGVIEVMNMEYIKTARAKGVGERMVVIKHAFRNACIPVITVLGIQFGQLLGGAIVTETVFAWPGVATLTVESIRNQDFPVVQCAVVLLALIIVLVNLVVDLIVGLIDPRIRVGA is encoded by the coding sequence ATGAGGCAGTATATCGTCCGGCAGCTCGTCCAGCTCGTCGTCGTCGTTCTCGGCATCTCGATCCTCTCCTTCGCCATCCTGCACGTCATCGGCGACCCGGTGCTCCTCCTGCTGCCGCAGAACGCCGGGAAGGACGAGTTCGAGCGCTACCGCAAGCTCCTCGGCCTCGACCAGCCGCTGGTGGTCCAGTACTGGAAGTTCGCCAGCAGCGCGGTGCAGGGGGACTTCGGCAAGTCCTGGTACGCTGACATCCCCGCGTTCGGTCTCGTCCTGGAGCGCATGCCCCCCACGATCTACCTGACTCTCGCGGGCCTCCTGGTCGCGCTGCTGATCGCCCTGCCGCTCGGGATCCTCTCGGCCCTGAAGCGCCACTCGTTCGTGGACAACCTGTGCACCGTCCTCGCCGTCGGGGGACAGGCGATGCCGATCTTCTGGCTCGGCATCATGCTCATCCTCGTCTTCGCGGTGAGGTTCAGGGCGCTCCCGGCCTCCGGCTACGGCACGTGGCAGCACTTCGTCATGCCCGCCTTCACGCTGGGCGCCTTCCTCGCTCCGATCACGATGCGCCTGGTCCGCTCGGGCGTGATCGAGGTCATGAACATGGAGTACATCAAGACCGCCCGCGCCAAGGGAGTCGGCGAGCGCATGGTGGTGATCAAGCACGCCTTCCGCAACGCCTGCATCCCCGTCATCACCGTGCTCGGCATCCAGTTCGGCCAGCTCCTTGGCGGCGCCATCGTGACCGAGACGGTCTTCGCCTGGCCCGGGGTCGCCACGCTCACCGTGGAGTCGATCCGGAACCAGGACTTCCCGGTCGTCCAGTGCGCCGTGGTGCTGCTCGCGCTCATCATCGTGCTCGTCAACCTGGTCGTGGACCTGATCGTCGGGCTGATCGATCCGCGCATCCGAGTCGGAGCATGA